The Salvelinus alpinus chromosome 10, SLU_Salpinus.1, whole genome shotgun sequence genome includes the window ACCTGAAGATACATATTTGTTTAACGGCGAGTTGTGAATCCAATATAGAGATCTCAAGCATCCTCACAGTTTTGTGTCTCTAAAATGCATTAGATGATTCTCAAATAGTTCACACAAAGTCCTAATGAGGATGCAGGAAATTGAGCTGCCCAGTTAACAGTTGTTTCATACGATTTAATACAAGATCCTTTGGCACCAGTGACATTTCCATGCCACTTTTGACAACCAAATACACTACCTTGACCTTTCACAAATTGGACCCATAAAATAATCACTGCCAAACAAATcacaaatataaaaatgtatcttGGCTTGGACATGTCTAATTAAATAAGTAACTACCCACATCCAGTCAAATCAACTAGTTTGCGTGACTTTCTGTAACATTTAGCACGAAAATGTTATACGTGACAAGTTTTATGACAGTGATATGATAGGGGGTAATAGAATATAGACTTGCCTCAGGTTGTCGGAATGCCGTATAGTATAGCTTTGAATGAACGTGAACCTTTGAGAGTCTATCATCTGCTGTTGACTAATGAAGGTTGCCGCTTTTGATTAGCTTTGTTTGCTATTGGAGCCACGGCTATCTCTACTCTGCAGCTTTGGGATTCCCTAAAGAGAAGGGACTGGAGAATATGAGAAAACACACAATGTGTGACTTCAGCAATTTCAGAAAGACagcttcagaaagtattttaaGGACTATGGTTAAAGCTTTTTTTGTGCAACATTGTGGTTTGTCCTCTGTAATCTGCTCCACAGCCAATCCACTAACCAGAGCCATTTTGTTGACCCCTTGTCAATACACAGGGAATTAGATTGTACTGTTGCTACACAATGTGAAAATAAAATGTTGTTTTCGAGAGGCTTAAACACCGAGGCTTAATTAAATAGATATAATCTCAAAGATCCAAAATTGTAAAATACAAATTATTTTCATTTCACGTATGAAGAAAAATTAGAAGTCATTTGACCAGTTTAAATTGTGTTCcccacatttattgtgtaactggtaATACATTGCAAGTAAATACAATATGTTTATCTGAAATACATTCCCACGATATAAGGTGGTACTTTTCTAAGATGAACTCATATGTCTTGTTTTAGTGGCTGTTGCGTGACAAGATAACACAGTAATTCAGATGTATTCTCCCACAACCACTACCTTAATGTCTGTTGTGGAGTTTCTTCATCCCATTTAGACCCGACACATTCTCAGTATTGCTGTAACACACATTTCTCTTGGGGAGTGAAGAATCCAATTTCTcaaaacccatctctctctctctctctctctctctttctctcgctctccctcctcctccttctctctttctcgtcTTCTTTTCAGTTAAGAATGTTGTTGATTGCACTTCAGAGTTTGAGGAGTTCTTCGCTAAGCGCAGCAAGCTCCAGGAGGAGAGCCTGAGCGAGAGCCACAGCCACGTGGTCAGCATCGCTGAGTACCTGCAGCGGGGCGACACTGCCATCATTTACCCAGAAGCACCCGAGGGAGAGGAGCTGTCCCGTCTGGGCACGCCCGAAGCGCCTGAAACAAACGGCCAGGAGGAAAATGGTAAGAATCCAGAGACCAGCCAGGGAGGGCGAGAACAGAACCAGGGGACAGGGGCTGTATGTatgaagcgtctcagagtaggagtgctgatttaggatacATTTTGAcatttagatcacaatgaataagactACATGGACAAGGGTGAGCTGGGGCCATATGTTTGAAATGTTttcgagtaggagtgctgatctaggatcagtattGCCTTTTAGACCACAATGAATACGATTACATAGACATGGGggagctgatcctggatcagcactCCTCCTTTGAGACTCTTGCTATGTACGTCAccagaagagaacagagcagcagTGGTGTGGCTGGACTCTTCTTGGTCTCTGTGGCTCAGTGACATGGGCAGCTGTTGGTCTCACAGATTCTTCACTGGATGCCTCTGTGTTTACCTTCGGTCCTTCAGTCTTTGAGCAGCAGCAGCTGCCAGAGGTCTGAAATAAGATAGTACACCTCTCAAACCCCGGGGGAACAGGGATTGAATTAGAATGGATTTATGATACGTACTTCAGAAATTATGAAAGTGTGGGAAAAATGGTATTAAATAAGCCACTTAAAAGCAATTAGGCGAGGGGACTATGGTTAAGGGGAGCAAGGAAGGACGAGGGGGGAGGGTGGGTGAGGTAGTGTTCTTAAAAACCAGGTCAAGGTGCTTTATTTCAGACTGACATTTGTACGATATCAGTGTAAAACCGTGTAAGATTAGATAGCACGTTTCATTTTTGTCTTAAATCAAAAGTCAAAGAAACAACACAATTACTCAAGCCAAAAGTATGTTATGCAACACATTCTAAAGTCTATAGGTCAATTAAAAGCTAATTCAATTTAGTATGTGTGAATTTTCACGTGTGTCTTAGTATGTGATATAAAAAAAAAGAGGGGGGAGgcagagtctgtgtgtgtgtgtgtgtgtgtgtgtgtgtgtgtgtgtgtgtgtgtgtgtgtgtgtgtgtgtgtgtgtgtgtgtgtgtgtgtgtgtgtgtgtgtgtgtgtgtgtgtgtgtgtgtgtgtgtgtgtgtgtgtgtgtgcgtgtcagggCATGGATGCCAGCCTGAGACGACGGCACTCTGTAGAGCAGATTGCAGTGATACCTCCCATGCCATTCCGGGCAGTACGCCCATTAGCTGTCATTGATTTGCTGACCTTTTGGACTGCTTTCtctcccccaacccccccccccctccatttctCCCCCCACCTCCCTTACCCAGACCTGCCACCTGGAACTCCAGATGCTTTCGCCCAACTGTTGACCTGCCCCTACTGCGACCGGGGTTACAAGCGCTTGACATCGCTCAAGGAGCACATCAAGTACCGCCACGAGAAGAACGAGGAGAACTTCGCCTGCCCCCTGTGTAACTACACGTTTGCTTACCGCACTCAGCTTGAGCGACATATGGCCACGCACAAGCCCGACAGAGATCAGGTGAGGATCATGTGCCCTCGTTtttttgttgctgttgctgtttttCAATCACTTTCAGGATCGTAGGCCCTTCTcccttctttttttctctcaatcACTTTATTATTCCTCTCCCCTTCCCGTTCCCCTCACTTACTTCGTTTCTAATGTGCTGTGATCCCTTGGAGGAAAATATATCATTTTGATTGGCAATCATTATGAATTTTTCATGGCATTTTGGAGATGCAGATCTTTTAATGGTAATAACTTTAATTGAGGCCCTAAATGGTTTTTTGATGGCCCCGTCTGATATGATTTTGCAGTCTTATGTTCACGATCAAATGATTATGTTAATTTCCAATTTAGACATTTTATCTGCTCCTTAATTTCACTTCAACTAGTAGATTTTATGTTCTTTAAAATCAAGCATTTCCTTTATGcagtactaaactcagcaaaaaaagaaatgtctctttttcaggaccctgtcgttCAAAGATaaatcgtaaaaatccaaataacttcacagatcttcattgtaaagtgtttaaacactgtttcccatgcttgttcaatgaaccataaacaattaatgaacatgcacctgtggaacggtcgttaagagcttacagacggtaggcaattaaggtcacagttatgaaaatttaggacactaaagaggcctttctactgactctgaaaaacaccaaaagaaagatgcccagggtccctgctcatctgcgtgaacatgccttaggcatgatgcaaggatgcatgaggactgcagatgtggctagTGCAAGAacttgcaatgtccgtactgtgagacgtctaagacagtgctacagggagacaggacggacagctgattgtcctcgcagtgacagaccacgtgtaacaacacctgcacaggatcggtacatccgaacttcacacctgtgggacaggtacaggatgtcaACAACAACTGATCGAGTTACACCagaaacgcacaatccctccatcagtgctcagactgtccgcaataggctgagagaggcttgactgagggcttgtaggcctgttgtaaggcaggcgttacaccgaggcctgtactctggagcgggatcgatttggaggtggagggtccatcatggtctgtggcggtgtatcacagcatcatcggactgagcttgttgtcattgcaggcaatctcaaagctgtgcgttacagggaagacatcctcttccctcatgtggtcCCCTTCCTGCATGCTCATCCTGATATGACcctacagcatgacaatgccaccagccatactgctcgttctgtgtgtgatttcctgcaagacaggaatgtcagtgttctgccatggccagcaaagagcccggatctcaatcccattgagcacgcctgggacctgttggatcggagggtgagggctaaggccattccccccagaaacttgcaggtgccttggtggaatagtggggtaactggcaaatctggtgcagtccatgaggaggagatgcactgcagtacttaatgcagctggtggccacaccagatactgactgttacttttgattttgaacccccctttgttcagggacacagtaTTCCATGTCtgttcgtcacatgtctgtggaacttgttcactttatgtctcagtttttgaatcttgttatgttcatacaaatatttacacatgttaagtttgctgaaaataaacgcagttgacagtgagaggacgtttctttttttttgctgagtttatgtcagAATCAACATGTACACTTATTATTGAGTCTCACTCACTCTCAATGTTTTTTCTTTTAGATAAACTAACCTGGGAATTTGTTGACAATTTGCATGCATCACATCCAACTCCCTGTGTGGAAGAAATCAACCTTCTATTCATAGATGTTACATTTGCTTGCCATCCGTGTTTAAAAAAAGAAGTGAATCTGAACAAAACCAGTAGTGACAATTGAAGTCCTCTTggggtaaaaaaagaaagaaaaaataaataaaatgtgttgTGCAGTTAGTGAATCGTTGTGTCATCGCTTAGAGGCAAGCCCTAATCCCATGTCCCATGAGAACTGTCTCTACCTAGGAAAATATGCCCTCGCCATAAACAccacaaaaaatataaaataacctGTAACACTCCTTTTCCAATTAACCAATCAAGAGAAAATGTGTCATTAATACGAGCCAATAATATTTGAATACCCAGCCCATGCGCCCCGCCCACAACATCCAACATCCAATCCCTAACCTTCCCTGAGTCATGTAGGATAGCATGTCCCCCTCTGCCAAAAACACATTTGCTGTTGTTGGTGCCATTGACAATTAGGATTAGAGAATGATTGTATCTTATTGGCACAACTAAAGTTTACTGCCATCCTCAGAGGGAAGCAGGGGGAGCCAAAGCAGCTGTTGCTGTTTGTTTATGCAACTCAGCAACATACGAGCGGTGGGGTCCTTGACTGGCGCTTGGCGGCCCCACCGACAGACAGACCCACTCCTGCTCGATCTTTGAAGGTTGCTGCCGTTTGAACAATCCCTCCCTGTGTCCTCCCTTACGCCATCTGTCTCCCCAGGAATGTGGGTAGAGTCAGCACACTCCAGCAGTTGTCAGGCTGGATCAGGACGCTGGCTGCTTCTTCCTGCTATGCCTCTGCCTGCGTAGCGTGTGTTGCTGAGAGATCTTTTGTATTGCCTAAGCATTTAACGTGTTTCACCTCCTACTCAGAATTAATTGTGCACGTCTGGTGTGCCTCCCGTTTACACGTACGCTATTATCGTTGTTGTTGTTACTATTATATTTGGATTTTGAAACAGGCAGAGGCCTCCCCCTTTTTGAATTGCAAATTTGAGGGGCCGCAACTGGGGTTTACCTTTGAACAGAGAATCGAGGCCTAGTCCCATCCTATAGTCTGAGATTATTAAAGAGACGTTTGAGGATTCAAATGATTAGGGGAAATCTGTTCCAATTAAGACATTTCAATATTTAGGGAAATGTGTTGTTTCTTCATGTAAAATTACTGTTGTTTGCAGGTATGTGAAATACAGGGAAGGACTTCTTGTGAAATAGTCAGACTATCTTTCGAGTGATTACCCCAAATTAATAAAAGCAGATCAGATTGCTTGTTTCTAATGAGGGGGAAACTATATAAAAAAAAGAGCccctttcatttattttattttattggctGCCAAATTCTAAAGGCATGCTTCCTTGGCTCGAGAGGCAGGAAATTAAAAGGTATGTGATTCCCTCTGTTATCAGCGCCACTCTTGTACTCTCTCGTTGGAGTTGGAAGTGTTAAGAGGCAAGATGGGCTGTGTAGCAATGTGAGACATTTGGCTTGTCGGTCGATTGCACCGAGGGCTGATAGTGATTGTTTAGTGAACTCTTTTCCCCCTGTGATGTTGTTAGTGGAACTTATGTAAATACCTGCTTCTTTCTCTATAGCACCAACTGCTGAACCAGGGGGCTGGCAACCGCAAGTTCAAATGCACAGAATGTGGCAAGGCCTTCAAATACAAGCACCATCTGAAGGAACACCTGCGGATTCACAGTGGTGGGTTGCAAGGGGGCCTGTGCACTCCACTTTGAATATGCATAACCTTGATTTAAGGCTGtggtgaacttcacagggtgtaCAAAAATCGATTGcgtttttcttttctctctcccactgttcCAATGGATGACTTGAGCTACTTTGTTTCCTTCTATCTGCCAATCTCACAATTGAGCAGTTCAGTGTTTACACTTTAGTTTGGCATTCATTAAAGGTGTTCATTGTTGATACATTTCCCCTTAGCCCACTTATATTTAATCATTGAGAATATGTGTGTTCCTTATGACATTCTAAATGCGCTCATGGCAGATATTTCTTTTTAAAGTATACATTGTTGTCTCTTTTCAGGTGAGAAGCCATACGAATGCCCAAACTGCAAGAAGCGCTTCTCCCACTCAGGCTCCTACAGCTCTCACATCAGCAGCAAGAAGTGCATCGGCCTCATAGCAGTCAACGGGAGGATGCGCAACAACATGAAGACAGGGTCATCCCCTACGTCAGCCTCGTCCTCCCCCACTAACACCGCCATCACCCAGCTGAGACACAAGCTAGAGAACGGGAACGGAAACGGCAAGCTCCTGGGCCACCACCAGGACCAGAACAACCACCACCTGAACATCAAAACAGAACCACTAGACTTCAACGACTACAAACTCATGATGGCCTCCCATGGCTTCGGCGCACCTGGGCCCTTCATGAACGGAGGGATGGGGGGAAATAGCAGCCCGCTAGGGATCCACTGCTCAGCCCAGAGCCCCATGCAGCACCTGGGGATGGGGATCGAACAACAGCTCCTGGGCTACCCGTCCCTGAGCAACAACCTGAGCGAGGTCCAGAAGGTGCTCCAGATCGTGGACAACACTGTGTGCAGGCAGAAGATGGACTGCAAACCGGAGGAGATCTCCAGGCTCAAAGCTTACATGAAGGAGCTCGGCAACCAGATCGAGGAGCAGAAACAGGGACTGACGTCACAGGGGGGTCACCAGGTTGGTCTTCCAGTCGTCAGCCATAACGGTGCCACTAAAAGCATCATCGACTacacattagaaaaagtgaacgAAGCCAAAGCTTGTCTCCAGAGCTTGACCACAGACTCAAAGAGACAAATTAGCACTATCAAACGCGAGAAATCCAACCACATGCTAGATTTAGGTACAGAGGATAAGATGCATGAGAACAACATTATGTTTACACCCTTTGCTTGCCAATACTGCAAAGAAGCCTTCCCAGGTCCAATTCCCTTGCATCAGCATGAACGTTACCTGTGTAAAATGAATGAGGAGATCAAGACAGTTCTCCAGACTAGCGAGAACCTTATGCCCACAAAACAGGGGATGTTTACAGAGAAGCATGCCCTCCTGCTCTCGTCCATGCTGTCTGAGAAAATCCCCATCAACCCGTACAAGGACCACATGTCAGTGCTCAAGGCCTACTTCGCTATGAACATGGAGCCCAATTCAGAGGAACTACTGAAGATCTCCATAGCAGTCGGCCTTCCTCAGGAATTCGTCAAAGAGTGGTTCGAGCAGAGGAAAGTTTACCAGTACGGCACCCCAAGAACTCCACCATTAGAACAACAACGGAGCAACCATGCAGATATGGTTCTAGCCGCAAGCAACCACAACCACACTCCCTCTAAAGACTCAATGGCAGCTAGATCCCCAGTGTCCCTGATCAAGTATAATGACCGGGACCGCAACCGGGACCACCGTATCACGTCCCCCTCCGTTGCAGAGCTCCATAACAACGTCAGCAGCTGTGAGAACCAGCTCAGACTCATGAAAGCTAACACGTTCAGTGGACACACCAAACACATGGGTGACCACTCCAAATTGGACCACCAGTCCAGGAGCAGCACACCTTCACCTTTGAACCTTTCCTCCACATCTTCCAAAAACTCCCAGAGTAGCTCATATACTCCAAACAGCCTGATGTCTGAGGACCTGAACCTCAACATGAACCTGTCTGAACAACCACTGGACCTGTCACTGCCAAAGCTCATGAAGGAGCCCAAACATGCCATGACCGTGAAGAGCAGGCCTAAACTAAACAGTATTAACCACCATGACCACTCCAGTGTTCCCTCCCCACGAGAACACTTCGAAGAGCCACTTAACCTGGCCTATCTCAAGAAGGAGTTTGAAGCCAGAGGCCAGAACCACCACAATGGAGACCTCAACAAAAGCACCAGCCCCTTGTTCGGGATGAACCCCTTCGGTGCCAAACCTATGTACACGTCGCTTCCGCAACAGAGCGCGTTCCCACCTGCCACCTTCATGTCTCCGATGCAGGCCAGCATGCCTGGGCTGAGGCCATACCCAGGTCTGGATCAGATGGGCTTCCTACCACACATGGCCTACACTTATGCAACAGGAGCAGCTACCTTTGCTGAaatgcagcagcagcagaggaGAAAATACCAGCGAAAGCCAGGT containing:
- the LOC139532138 gene encoding zinc finger E-box-binding homeobox 2-like isoform X1; this translates as MKHEIMADGPRCKRRKQANPRRKNAALNYENVMDTGSETEDEDKLLVSEEDGLLNGVGSPASLNNHDAGSPRVGHALTTKEDEDDDMRDSGVDHVWHDNDMLHASVDGTDEMKDDYDTLGPDATLQTVGNGTVKNVVDCTSEFEEFFAKRSKLQEESLSESHSHVVSIAEYLQRGDTAIIYPEAPEGEELSRLGTPEAPETNGQEENDLPPGTPDAFAQLLTCPYCDRGYKRLTSLKEHIKYRHEKNEENFACPLCNYTFAYRTQLERHMATHKPDRDQHQLLNQGAGNRKFKCTECGKAFKYKHHLKEHLRIHSGEKPYECPNCKKRFSHSGSYSSHISSKKCIGLIAVNGRMRNNMKTGSSPTSASSSPTNTAITQLRHKLENGNGNGKLLGHHQDQNNHHLNIKTEPLDFNDYKLMMASHGFGAPGPFMNGGMGGNSSPLGIHCSAQSPMQHLGMGIEQQLLGYPSLSNNLSEVQKVLQIVDNTVCRQKMDCKPEEISRLKAYMKELGNQIEEQKQGLTSQGGHQVGLPVVSHNGATKSIIDYTLEKVNEAKACLQSLTTDSKRQISTIKREKSNHMLDLGTEDKMHENNIMFTPFACQYCKEAFPGPIPLHQHERYLCKMNEEIKTVLQTSENLMPTKQGMFTEKHALLLSSMLSEKIPINPYKDHMSVLKAYFAMNMEPNSEELLKISIAVGLPQEFVKEWFEQRKVYQYGTPRTPPLEQQRSNHADMVLAASNHNHTPSKDSMAARSPVSLIKYNDRDRNRDHRITSPSVAELHNNVSSCENQLRLMKANTFSGHTKHMGDHSKLDHQSRSSTPSPLNLSSTSSKNSQSSSYTPNSLMSEDLNLNMNLSEQPLDLSLPKLMKEPKHAMTVKSRPKLNSINHHDHSSVPSPREHFEEPLNLAYLKKEFEARGQNHHNGDLNKSTSPLFGMNPFGAKPMYTSLPQQSAFPPATFMSPMQASMPGLRPYPGLDQMGFLPHMAYTYATGAATFAEMQQQQRRKYQRKPGFQGELLDGTADYMSGLDDMTDSDSCLSRKKIKKTESGMYACDLCDKTFQKSSSLLRHKYEHTGKRPHQCQICKKAFKHKHHLIEHSRLHSGEKPYQCDKCGKRFSHSGSYSQHMNHRYSYCKREAEEREAAEREAREKGHLEPTELLLSRAYLQGMTPQGYPDLEDREGILREGGMNGGMRDRQKEVEGTYVKIGRREEDFEEEEEESENKSMDTDPDTLRDEEENGEHSMDDSSLDGKTETKSDHEDNMGDGM
- the LOC139532138 gene encoding zinc finger E-box-binding homeobox 2-like isoform X2; its protein translation is MKHEIMADGPRCKRRKQANPRRKNALNYENVMDTGSETEDEDKLLVSEEDGLLNGVGSPASLNNHDAGSPRVGHALTTKEDEDDDMRDSGVDHVWHDNDMLHASVDGTDEMKDDYDTLGPDATLQTVGNGTVKNVVDCTSEFEEFFAKRSKLQEESLSESHSHVVSIAEYLQRGDTAIIYPEAPEGEELSRLGTPEAPETNGQEENDLPPGTPDAFAQLLTCPYCDRGYKRLTSLKEHIKYRHEKNEENFACPLCNYTFAYRTQLERHMATHKPDRDQHQLLNQGAGNRKFKCTECGKAFKYKHHLKEHLRIHSGEKPYECPNCKKRFSHSGSYSSHISSKKCIGLIAVNGRMRNNMKTGSSPTSASSSPTNTAITQLRHKLENGNGNGKLLGHHQDQNNHHLNIKTEPLDFNDYKLMMASHGFGAPGPFMNGGMGGNSSPLGIHCSAQSPMQHLGMGIEQQLLGYPSLSNNLSEVQKVLQIVDNTVCRQKMDCKPEEISRLKAYMKELGNQIEEQKQGLTSQGGHQVGLPVVSHNGATKSIIDYTLEKVNEAKACLQSLTTDSKRQISTIKREKSNHMLDLGTEDKMHENNIMFTPFACQYCKEAFPGPIPLHQHERYLCKMNEEIKTVLQTSENLMPTKQGMFTEKHALLLSSMLSEKIPINPYKDHMSVLKAYFAMNMEPNSEELLKISIAVGLPQEFVKEWFEQRKVYQYGTPRTPPLEQQRSNHADMVLAASNHNHTPSKDSMAARSPVSLIKYNDRDRNRDHRITSPSVAELHNNVSSCENQLRLMKANTFSGHTKHMGDHSKLDHQSRSSTPSPLNLSSTSSKNSQSSSYTPNSLMSEDLNLNMNLSEQPLDLSLPKLMKEPKHAMTVKSRPKLNSINHHDHSSVPSPREHFEEPLNLAYLKKEFEARGQNHHNGDLNKSTSPLFGMNPFGAKPMYTSLPQQSAFPPATFMSPMQASMPGLRPYPGLDQMGFLPHMAYTYATGAATFAEMQQQQRRKYQRKPGFQGELLDGTADYMSGLDDMTDSDSCLSRKKIKKTESGMYACDLCDKTFQKSSSLLRHKYEHTGKRPHQCQICKKAFKHKHHLIEHSRLHSGEKPYQCDKCGKRFSHSGSYSQHMNHRYSYCKREAEEREAAEREAREKGHLEPTELLLSRAYLQGMTPQGYPDLEDREGILREGGMNGGMRDRQKEVEGTYVKIGRREEDFEEEEEESENKSMDTDPDTLRDEEENGEHSMDDSSLDGKTETKSDHEDNMGDGM
- the LOC139532138 gene encoding zinc finger E-box-binding homeobox 2-like isoform X3, with translation MKHEIMADGPRCKRRKQANPRRKNAALNYENVMDTGSETEDEDKLLVSEEDGLLNGVGSPASLNNHDAGSPRVGHALTTKEDEDDDMRDSGVDHVWHDNDMLHASVDDEMKDDYDTLGPDATLQTVGNGTVKNVVDCTSEFEEFFAKRSKLQEESLSESHSHVVSIAEYLQRGDTAIIYPEAPEGEELSRLGTPEAPETNGQEENDLPPGTPDAFAQLLTCPYCDRGYKRLTSLKEHIKYRHEKNEENFACPLCNYTFAYRTQLERHMATHKPDRDQHQLLNQGAGNRKFKCTECGKAFKYKHHLKEHLRIHSGEKPYECPNCKKRFSHSGSYSSHISSKKCIGLIAVNGRMRNNMKTGSSPTSASSSPTNTAITQLRHKLENGNGNGKLLGHHQDQNNHHLNIKTEPLDFNDYKLMMASHGFGAPGPFMNGGMGGNSSPLGIHCSAQSPMQHLGMGIEQQLLGYPSLSNNLSEVQKVLQIVDNTVCRQKMDCKPEEISRLKAYMKELGNQIEEQKQGLTSQGGHQVGLPVVSHNGATKSIIDYTLEKVNEAKACLQSLTTDSKRQISTIKREKSNHMLDLGTEDKMHENNIMFTPFACQYCKEAFPGPIPLHQHERYLCKMNEEIKTVLQTSENLMPTKQGMFTEKHALLLSSMLSEKIPINPYKDHMSVLKAYFAMNMEPNSEELLKISIAVGLPQEFVKEWFEQRKVYQYGTPRTPPLEQQRSNHADMVLAASNHNHTPSKDSMAARSPVSLIKYNDRDRNRDHRITSPSVAELHNNVSSCENQLRLMKANTFSGHTKHMGDHSKLDHQSRSSTPSPLNLSSTSSKNSQSSSYTPNSLMSEDLNLNMNLSEQPLDLSLPKLMKEPKHAMTVKSRPKLNSINHHDHSSVPSPREHFEEPLNLAYLKKEFEARGQNHHNGDLNKSTSPLFGMNPFGAKPMYTSLPQQSAFPPATFMSPMQASMPGLRPYPGLDQMGFLPHMAYTYATGAATFAEMQQQQRRKYQRKPGFQGELLDGTADYMSGLDDMTDSDSCLSRKKIKKTESGMYACDLCDKTFQKSSSLLRHKYEHTGKRPHQCQICKKAFKHKHHLIEHSRLHSGEKPYQCDKCGKRFSHSGSYSQHMNHRYSYCKREAEEREAAEREAREKGHLEPTELLLSRAYLQGMTPQGYPDLEDREGILREGGMNGGMRDRQKEVEGTYVKIGRREEDFEEEEEESENKSMDTDPDTLRDEEENGEHSMDDSSLDGKTETKSDHEDNMGDGM
- the LOC139532138 gene encoding zinc finger E-box-binding homeobox 2-like isoform X5 translates to MKHEIMADGPRCKRRKQANPRRKNALNYENVMDTGSETEDEDKLLVSEEDGLLNGVGSPASLNNHDAGSPRVGHALTTKEDEDDDMRDSGVDHVWHDNDMLHASVDGTDEMKDDYDTLGPDATLQTVGNGTVKNVVDCTSEFEEFFAKRSKLQEESLSESHSHVVSIAEYLQRGDTAIIYPEAPEGEELSRLGTPEAPETNGQEENDLPPGTPDAFAQLLTCPYCDRGYKRLTSLKEHIKYRHEKNEENFACPLCNYTFAYRTQLERHMATHKPDRDQHQLLNQGAGNRKFKCTECGKAFKYKHHLKEHLRIHSGEKPYECPNCKKRFSHSGSYSSHISSKKCIGLIAVNGRMRNNMKTGSSPTSASSSPTNTAITQLRHKLENGNGNGKLLGHHQDQNNHHLNIKTEPLDFNDYKLMMASHGFGAPGPFMNGGMGGNSSPLGIHCSAQSPMQHLGMGIEQQLLGYPSLSNNLSEVQKVLQIVDNTVCRQKMDCKPEEISRLKAYMKELGNQIEEQKQGLTSQGGHQVGLPVVSHNGATKSIIDYTLEKVNEAKACLQSLTTDSKRQISTIKREKSNHMLDLGTEDKMHENNIMFTPFACQYCKEAFPGPIPLHQHERYLCKMNEEIKTVLQTSENLMPTKQGMFTEKHALLLSSMLSEKIPINPYKDHMSVLKAYFAMNMEPNSEELLKISIAVGLPQEFVKEWFEQRKVYQYGTPRTPPLEQQRSNHADMVLAASNHNHTPSKDSMAARSPVSLIKYNDRDRNRDHRITSPSVAELHNNVSSCENQLRLMKANTFSGHTKHMGDHSKLDHQSRSSTPSPLNLSSTSSKNSQSSSYTPNSLMSEDLNLNMNLSEQPLDLSLPKLMKEPKHAMTVKSRPKLNSINHHDHSSVPSPREHFEEPLNLAYLKKEFEARGQNHHNGDLNKSTSPLFGMNPFGAKPMYTSLPQQSAFPPATFMSPMQASMPGLRPYPGLDQMGFLPHMAYTYATGAATFAEMQQQQRRKYQRKPGFQGELLDGTADYMSGLDDMTDSDSCLSRKKIKKTESGKRPHQCQICKKAFKHKHHLIEHSRLHSGEKPYQCDKCGKRFSHSGSYSQHMNHRYSYCKREAEEREAAEREAREKGHLEPTELLLSRAYLQGMTPQGYPDLEDREGILREGGMNGGMRDRQKEVEGTYVKIGRREEDFEEEEEESENKSMDTDPDTLRDEEENGEHSMDDSSLDGKTETKSDHEDNMGDGM
- the LOC139532138 gene encoding zinc finger E-box-binding homeobox 2-like isoform X4, whose product is MKHEIMADGPRCKRRKQANPRRKNAALNYENVMDTGSETEDEDKLLVSEEDGLLNGVGSPASLNNHDAGSPRVGHALTTKEDEDDDMRDSGVDHVWHDNDMLHASVDGTDEMKDDYDTLGPDATLQTVGNGTVKNVVDCTSEFEEFFAKRSKLQEESLSESHSHVVSIAEYLQRGDTAIIYPEAPEGEELSRLGTPEAPETNGQEENDLPPGTPDAFAQLLTCPYCDRGYKRLTSLKEHIKYRHEKNEENFACPLCNYTFAYRTQLERHMATHKPDRDQHQLLNQGAGNRKFKCTECGKAFKYKHHLKEHLRIHSGEKPYECPNCKKRFSHSGSYSSHISSKKCIGLIAVNGRMRNNMKTGSSPTSASSSPTNTAITQLRHKLENGNGNGKLLGHHQDQNNHHLNIKTEPLDFNDYKLMMASHGFGAPGPFMNGGMGGNSSPLGIHCSAQSPMQHLGMGIEQQLLGYPSLSNNLSEVQKVLQIVDNTVCRQKMDCKPEEISRLKAYMKELGNQIEEQKQGLTSQGGHQVGLPVVSHNGATKSIIDYTLEKVNEAKACLQSLTTDSKRQISTIKREKSNHMLDLGTEDKMHENNIMFTPFACQYCKEAFPGPIPLHQHERYLCKMNEEIKTVLQTSENLMPTKQGMFTEKHALLLSSMLSEKIPINPYKDHMSVLKAYFAMNMEPNSEELLKISIAVGLPQEFVKEWFEQRKVYQYGTPRTPPLEQQRSNHADMVLAASNHNHTPSKDSMAARSPVSLIKYNDRDRNRDHRITSPSVAELHNNVSSCENQLRLMKANTFSGHTKHMGDHSKLDHQSRSSTPSPLNLSSTSSKNSQSSSYTPNSLMSEDLNLNMNLSEQPLDLSLPKLMKEPKHAMTVKSRPKLNSINHHDHSSVPSPREHFEEPLNLAYLKKEFEARGQNHHNGDLNKSTSPLFGMNPFGAKPMYTSLPQQSAFPPATFMSPMQASMPGLRPYPGLDQMGFLPHMAYTYATGAATFAEMQQQQRRKYQRKPGFQGELLDGTADYMSGLDDMTDSDSCLSRKKIKKTESGKRPHQCQICKKAFKHKHHLIEHSRLHSGEKPYQCDKCGKRFSHSGSYSQHMNHRYSYCKREAEEREAAEREAREKGHLEPTELLLSRAYLQGMTPQGYPDLEDREGILREGGMNGGMRDRQKEVEGTYVKIGRREEDFEEEEEESENKSMDTDPDTLRDEEENGEHSMDDSSLDGKTETKSDHEDNMGDGM